In Papaver somniferum cultivar HN1 unplaced genomic scaffold, ASM357369v1 unplaced-scaffold_114, whole genome shotgun sequence, a genomic segment contains:
- the LOC113328852 gene encoding protein MAINTENANCE OF MERISTEMS-like, protein MLSRITSRFAQGKKMNNKKRKGKGPMEPEIDPNVGDLEVPDTGFDEDSEDETTPSVVSLDNYNCLEDSDKHASTDITYSSDPKFRYQHRGSLFSVIVYYKEITKHSPKIKYIIDKAGWGRLLAMEIGEASHPVIDYLVERWWDTTHTFHFPFGEMGFTPLDWVVLTGLSIGIGDDVPYNPVKYKFDYVREHVFPEIEEPLDYEDPPISGKKRPPAQWISYAITIKFLTTYFKEDILVAANLDDKLAEKVARAFFMYVLGNFFFSNAKNYIDAAWLAAFEDLNVVDMYDWGGPAFAKLYVALNASGRGQKSLTGPFQILEFWGYEYLGICRPCDPTSEEKWPRTSRWKAKKKTIDIVHCRNALNQLTADIVTWRPWESAIGVLDSDVGRRAVELSNKRVIFTWIGKNMWYLGERSWRQNHPTFGIPRNPPFKIGEVSHEKAKLVKEAGWVDANMFVKAVSYNMYLRYWRHVTNFHQFVTKVDWVVELHGVDGDRVKHLIQRPAQHVPIPPPQQLSYPEAYNLVQEHADFNRAFREFVLYETEDRMIRLKAKDEVIRGLAARNNYLEDQMQFRMQQTPRPPIGFGSFSETIPPAVWAPVSQASTMSSVNPLRE, encoded by the exons ATGTTGAGCAGAATAACGTCGAGATTTGCACAAGGAAAAAAGATGAATAATAAGAAACGCAAAGGTAAAGGTCCAATGGAGCCTGAAATAGACCCTAATGTTGGAGATTTGGAAGTTCCAGATACCGGGTTCGATGAAGATAGCGAAGATGAAACAACACCGTCCGTGGTATCCCTAGATAACTACAATTGCCTGGAAGATAGTGACAAACACGCTTCTACAGATATTACATATTCAAGCGATCCAAAATTCAGGTACCAACATCGTGGTTCACTCTTTTCGGTCATTGTTTATTATAAGGAGATAACAAAACATAGTCCAAAAATTAAATACATTATCGACAAGGCAGGATGGGGACGTTTATTAGCCATGGAAATAGGAGAAGCATCACACCCAGTGATTGATTATCTTGTTGAACGTTGGTGGGATACAACGCATACTTTTCACTTCCCTTTTGGTGAAATGGGATTCACGCCGCTTGATTGGGTAGTGTTGACAGGATTGAGTATTGGAATTGGGGATGATGTTCCGTATAACCCAGTCAAGTACAAATTTGATTATGTCCGTGAGCATGTTTTTCCAGAAATAGAAGAACCCTTAGATTATGAAGATCCCCCAATCTCTGGAAAAAAACGCCCCCCGGCACAGTGGATTTCatatgcaatcacaattaaattTTTGACTACGTATTTCAAAGAAGATATCTTGGTTGCAGCTAATTTGGATGACAAACTTGCAGAAAAAGTGGCGAGggccttttttatgtatgttttgggaaattttttcttttccaatgCAAAGAACTACATTGATGCGGcttggttagctgcttttgaggATCTAAatgtagttgatatgtatgacTGGGGTGGTCCTGCTTTTGCAAAATTGTATGTGGCACTCAACGCATCTGGTAGGGGACAGAAGTCATTAACTGGGCCgttccaaatattagag ttttggggatATGAATATCTGGGCATATGTAGACCGTGCGACCCAACTAGTGAAGAAAAATGGCCAAGAACTTCCCGGTGGAAAGCGAAGAAAAAGACTATCGATATTGTTCACTGTAGGAATGCGCTTAATCAGTTGACTGCAGACATCGTGACATGGAGACCGTGGGAATCCGCCAttggtgttcttgactctgatGTTGGTCGCAGGGCTGTGGAGCTTTCAAACAAAAGGGTTATATTTACTTGGATTGGCAAG AATATGTGGTACCTAGGAGAACGATCTTGGAGGCAAAATCATCCTACTTTTGGAATTCCTAGAAATCCACCATTTAAAATTGGCGAGGTCAGTCATGAGAAAGCAAAACTTGTGAAAGAAGCTGGATGGGTAGATGCAAATATGTTTGTGAAAGCTGTTTCATATAATATGTATCTGCGATATTGGCGACATGTAACTAACTTCCATCAATTCGTGACCAAAGTCGATTGGGTAGTTGAATTACACGGGGTTGATGGTGACCGTGTTAAACACCTTATTCAACGACCTGCTCAGCATGTACCtattccaccaccacaacaattATCATAC CCTGAAGCTTATAATCTGGTTCAAGAACATGCCGATTTTAATCGTGCGTTTCGCGAGTTTGTATTATATGAAACGGAAGACAGGATGATACGTTTAAAGGCAAAAGATGAAGTAATACGAGGCCTTGCAGCTCGTAACAATTACCTGGAGGATCAGATGCAATTCCGTATGC